One segment of Pseudomonadota bacterium DNA contains the following:
- a CDS encoding galactose-1-phosphate uridylyltransferase: ENRSHTKTMSDYTDRDYMLLLEMYQERIRDLKKDKRFKYTQIFKNHGELAGSYILHPHSHVLATTALPQRIELELTQSKTHYMQKERCLFCDIISQETSQNKRVVSINSSFISICPFASRFPFEVWILPRFHDSSFEDLYDEGTKQELVSMFSDIMKRIEKLTNAYTIVIHSSPNIVEIDTQDEEYLPVTEHFHWHIEILPRDFRTSKYKREDEFYVIPTTPEEAARALKEEKV, from the coding sequence TCGAAAACAGGTCTCATACAAAAACAATGTCTGATTATACGGACCGGGATTACATGCTCTTGCTGGAGATGTATCAGGAGAGGATCCGCGACCTCAAAAAGGACAAAAGATTCAAATATACACAGATATTCAAGAACCACGGTGAGCTTGCAGGCTCATATATCCTGCACCCCCATTCCCATGTCCTCGCAACAACTGCTCTGCCCCAGAGGATTGAATTGGAGCTTACGCAATCAAAAACACATTATATGCAAAAAGAGCGGTGTCTTTTTTGCGATATTATAAGCCAGGAGACGAGTCAAAATAAGCGAGTGGTGAGCATAAATTCGAGTTTCATATCTATTTGCCCATTTGCCTCGAGATTCCCCTTTGAAGTTTGGATACTGCCGAGGTTTCACGACAGCAGTTTCGAGGATCTCTATGACGAAGGGACAAAACAGGAACTTGTCAGCATGTTTTCAGATATAATGAAAAGAATAGAAAAATTAACCAATGCATATACAATTGTTATACACTCATCGCCAAATATCGTTGAGATTGACACTCAGGATGAGGAATATTTACCGGTTACCGAACATTTTCACTGGCATATCGAAATACTCCCCCGAGATTTCAGGACCTCCAAATATAAAAGAGAAGATGAATTTTATGTCATACCAACCACTCCCGAGGAGGCTGCAAGGGCCTTGAAGGAAGAAAAGGTTTAA